ctgaaaacactctgcagcgagtaactcacttcctgactccccaaagcctgtccaccatctacaaggcacaagccaggagtgtgatggaatactctccacttgcctggatgggtgcagctccaacaacactcaagaagcttgacaccatccaggacaaagcagcccacttgattggcaccccatccacaaacattcactccctccaccaccaacgcacagtggcagcagtgtgtaccatctacaagatgcactgcagcaatgcaccaaggctccttcgacagctctCTCcacacccacaacctctaccatctagaaggacaagagcagcagatgcatgagaacaccaccgtctgcaagttcccctccaagtcacacaccatcctgacttggaactatatcgccgttccttcactgtcactgcgtcaaaatcctggaactcccttcctaacagcactgtgggtgtacctacaccccaagggctgcagcaactcaccaccaccttctcaagggcacttagtgatgagcaataaatgctggtgtagccagcgacgcccacattccatgaacgaataaaaaaaaagtctggcagcatccgtggcgagagaaacggagttaacatttcaggtcgctgatctttcatcagaactggcaaaagttagaagcgaaagagggagaggggaagaagaacaaaaggggaggtctgtgatagggcagaggggggagagaccatccgcagtactttgccttTATTCTTGAAAAATTGGGGCTAATTGCATAGTGATGTGATAGAAGTTTTCTAAATTTATGACGGGATgggacagagcagatagaaacaGTCAATTTCCAGTGACTGAGGGGGTCTAGAATAAGGGGACATTGATAGAAGATTAAATGTaagacatttaagacagagaggcaAGATAAATTTTATTTACACATGTTTAGGAGGCTGTTGAATGCATTACTACAGttaatgattgaagcagagacaGTGCCAACATTTAATAGATTATATACATGAAGGAAAATGGGATAAAGGTATATGGGAAAAGGGCAGGCACCTGTCAACGTGGACAGAATGGGCTTTTTCTTGTTTAATTTCTATGTATTTGGAATATTGGTTTGTGAATAACCAACAGATTAATTCGAGTGAACTTTGGTGCACAGCTGGTGTTGTTGATGTGTAGTAATGAAGTTGTAATTTCTAATATTTTTCTTGTATTTTTGGTGAATTCATACTCAACAGTATGAGTGATGTTATTGTTGGGAAGCAATGATAATATTTATGGGATCTCATATCCCTTTCAGGAAGTTCAGCAGGAATCAGATGCAGAGTCCATTTCACTTTTTACATCAGCCACCCACAAGACAAGTATAGCACAAGATGGtttacaactcctcttcactgtccacatcaaacactccaggGCAAGTACGGCAGAgggttgactgctgattgcagcaatgagcctcagctgagagtgctggtggcagttggaggttgctgagatggagagaggagctacactgagcaaagCAAAGCTTCAACAGCAATCACCATTATAGTGAAGGAAGAgactttttgttggaaacaaggctttgtctggaggtgggtgctgaacactagTAGTTTGCTTTgcattggactgttgggggaggaaattgtggccggaacaacaaggggtggagctgtcaattcagcaggaatctgtgctgctgcaacaagcacacatggaagctccctccccaccccaattgcccagcctgggtcagctgaagctgcccggctaaagagacggaaggggataaatagtgcctgggcaACTTCagttgacccaggtgaagacacctTCCCCGACCAGAAGACCAAGTGTGCTGGCAAAggctgttttaagtgtgctgtgtaCACCACCTCCTGAGAGCAAGTCAtccattacagcctgtctttccctctcctctataccctcagcctctcccctaacctgtttgttttttttatatactgTATCTCATGTGAATCTTTCAAGTTATTCGCTTTGCAAGCCTACAATTCAGGGTGGATTTAGCTCTTAGACccgtggcaagcccttcatcactggTGGCGGGACCCTCTACTACATATGCAGCTGTAGCCTCTGTAGCTGCCCATGTGGCCCTGTCACCCTTTAAattgataacatccagccatggggtgaggagctatccccaccccaacatgtccattgaggcctgcgtaaaggcaatggccaaggttgtcggcgcctcggccattgttgcagcttcaaagatgtatgggaaaagGCTGTGTTCTTTCTGAAGACCAAGCAggtggtgtccctggccctgagtaaggggctcactgtgggggtgggggggggggaccttcctgccggtggaccctctgggggccactgcgcagcagaTCATGCTATCAAACGTCCTGCTGTAtactcccagtgagctcctcctcccccatctgcaccatctggggaaggtgaggttggggatcaccccaatctcgctcggtcttcgggagcactacctctgacatgtctactccttctgtCGCCAGCTATTtgtgcagctggcacgggaggagatcttggagggccacttcagtgtggaattccagggggcggcctaccctgtcttctggacctcggagggggtgcggtgccatgtctggaagggggtgggacatgttcgtaagaattgccccaacctcccggccgcaaaCTCCACCTTGGCGACCCAGGGTGGcgctgctgcacctcctcccattctccctacacctccaacagacaccgctcagtttgttccggaggctgtggttttcatggaCTCCGGTAGGGAGGTGGTTGCCCGTCTGGGTGGAAGGAAGACGTGGAGGAGAAATAAACACCAAGGGGAACTTCCCCTGGACACTGGCATAACCCGAGCCTGAGTTCAGCCCAGGGCCCGCTCCCGGGGAATCCGCCTGCCCCAGGGCTGGGTTCAGGCCTAGAGTGATCAGGCAAAAGGAGGGCgcggaggcagaggcctctgattacatggaggtctctgagcctccgcaccctaGAGGGAAAAAGagaagaaggcacccctccacggagGTAACTCGGGGCCCTGAGGTgtggggcccatctgttggaggggagctgtctcctggttcgggtccccaggttccccctgccaccaccaccatcaaggctgtaaggtctgggcaggagctccctacccctcaggatggatgGGAAGGGGAAGACCCCTGCACATGtagcccctcctgaaggagcaagtggagccctgcttgtggtgaggGAGCCTGGGGACACTCCTGGAGAagtctcccattctgccactgggtcggccgtcccagccaaaatccactcccaaccaggatgtacccgacccagttataattaAAAATGCTGCCccgtctgctgggtctgtgggaGCTCTCCGCCTCCAGTCacagctccggctggatttccggagttggGAACTTGCGTCACCCCTGGACCGCTCAATGgcctggggacgggggggtggaggggggtcctgaaccgctggcacccataggctccagttccatggtagaacccagagaggacatcACCTCCATCGATccagggggtgggatcgtgacggaggtgggaccagctggtgcGGCCAGGACGTCCGTcctacagtgtgtggtgggtgcgtcggccgctggtggtgacgacccggaggagaatggggactcggtgtggggcacagaggacgaccttgattccatcgccagtgactcAGTAGAGTCCCtcttgcctcccaccgagtctcctctcatccccacaccTTGCGACATAcaggggttgctgcaataaagttcagctggccctcggccgttggtcgaatctggcgctgatcatccagtccgtctgtgccgccctcaagaaagcaggGAAGGGCgcgggtgtgaaactggttgaggCGCCGAATtaaagcgttcctcaatgggttgctgggggagtggaaggccaggtgcacttccactccctcctcactgtgaggtgttggtgatggtttttaagtacctttgacatgaagataaccatagccagcctcaacatcatcggtagcagggggtctcaccgcagatttcacaatctctcagtcctcagggaagggagatacgcggtgagctttctgcaggaaacccacactgttctgggagacaaagccacctggctcctggagtggcagagtggggtctacatgagtcacctcacaccTATTTTTAGTGGGGCtaccttgttggccccgacttttcagctggagatcttggggttcaaggagctagtgccgggccgctttccccacctcgccgttcgcctgggtagcgtgccgctgcactttgtgaatgtgtacgcgcccaggcccggtgcattgcaagcgcgcttctttgaagaagtgtccgctctcttgagctctatcgatagcagcgagtgcatcatcctcgggggggattttaactgtaccctcgaggtgggggatcgctccggtccccagcgtgtCCAAGCATcaatggagaagttgagggaactgatcaactccctcaacttggtggacgtttggcggaatctccatcccgactccagcaccttcacataGAGGTAtggaggaggagggtcctgaatcgaccgcctctacatttcgcaggtgtACGTCTCCCGCATctaggcggcctccatgcggctggtgccgtgctcggaccaccgtctggcgtgggcggagttcactccgctcagaacacaggcggggtccgcgtactggctctttaacaaccggctgctggaggatgagcgattccgggactcgttccgtcgattctgggccgactggagaagaaagcaggggggcttcccctccttgaggctgtggtgggatgtgggcaagactcaagtctgtttcttctgtcaggagtacgggaaggggtcgaccaagaggcgggaagccgagatcgggtgccTAGAGAggcaggtgcttgacttggagtcccgccttggtcatgctgtcgtggacccggctctgtggcaggcgtacaaagagaagaagggcgcgctgagggacctgcagctcatagggtcccgaggcgcgtacctgaggtcgtggatccagatcctggaagatttggaccgcgcctcacccttcttctactcgctggaaaaatggcgggaggtccgtaagcagctcatcgagctgctggccaacgacggatcctccatcacggatccggagggaatgggcctcctggtccgtacttattacagtgcattgttctctccggaaTTGTCCAGCGAGGAtgtgcgcagagttttgtgggaggacctgccgcaggtcagctcggagggcgctgaaggattggaggctccgctcactttggcggagctgaccgtcgccctccaccagctctcgaggggcaaatccccggggcttgaTGGGTTGACCGtgcagttcctcagggcgttctgggatgtcctgggggacgattgcgcgtgggtcctgggggaaagcctggcgaccggggagatgcccctctcgtggcgcagtgcGATCCTCGTCCTGCTAAAGAGGGgttatctccgcctgcttaaaaactggcgtccggtctccctcctcagcacggattataagatctttgccagggctatgtctacccgcctgggctccgtgctggcccacatgatccaccccgaccagtcctacacggtcccgggccggtccatccaggacaacatccacctggtctgggacctgatccatctttcccggaggactggtcagtcggtcgcctttctctccccttgatcaggagaaggcgttcgacagggtggatcacgaataccttttcgggactctgcgcgttttcggactcgggccgcatttcgtggcccgggtccgactttcatatgccgccgcagagtgtctagtcaaggttaacgggtccttgacggcgccccttcgctttgggagaggagtgcgtcagggatgccccatgtccggccaattgtacaccatctgcgtggagccattcctgtgcctgcttcgcaggaggttgacgggattggctctgcgcgagccggccatgcgggtcgtcctctcagcttacgcCAACGACGTGTTTcttgcaatcacagatcccgttgacttgcggaggatgcgcgactgccagcagaccttttctgccgcgtcctccgcgaggatcaattgggagaaatgttcccgtctcctggtgggtcagtggcaggtggactccctgccgggggagttgacaccttttgcgtggagcaccacgcacctcctctatctgggagtccaccttagccccgctgaggaagcctggccggcaaactggcaggagttggaggcgaaagtcaccgctcggctggggcgctggacaggactgctccgagtgctttcctacaggggccgagcgttggtcataaaccaactggtggcctccatgctgtggtaccggttggtcactttggccccgccccctgcatttgccaccgagatccagaagaaacttgttgatttcttctggggcaggaggaaacactgggtctctgccgcgatcctgagtctcccgattgaggagggcagccagttgctggagggtgctgcacagagcagtcccatgcaatagactttcaagtaggttcacggactcccaggccgcctgtactttctgcagcctggacgagtctgtgtttcacatatatacggagtgtgcaaggttgcagcccctctttgagtatttgaaggggctgctcctcaagttctggctgcacttcattcccacgctcctgatctttgggcacccggtgcggtggggcgtgggccgggaggaggatctcctcgtcggtctgctcctgggcctggccaaggtggcaattcacaggtccaggctgctggccgtcggggggtctgtcctccctgattgcctgcccctcttccgcgtttACGTTtgcacccgggtgtccctggagaaggagcatgcggtgtccgccggtacgcttgaggccttccgcgaccggtgggcaccgcagggactggagtgtatTGTCGACGCTGAGAAtgtcattttaatttgagtttttggtttaattatctgtttttaataaagttattttaaaagtgTAAGCatgtatataaaggggacctgaggaataaaggccccctcgacatcaaatatataaaaggggcctggggtataaaggctaccttattaaataaaaagaaaaagaaaaaaaaatggggaaaaaaaaacgggagttagatacagagtaaagctccctctacactgtcccatcaaacactcccaggacagatacagcacggtttAACTGAAGAATAAAGGTTCTTGTATGTTGCCCTACAATTTTACTTAACTTTAGAGTTGGATAAACAATGGCTGGTGTGAGACCTTTTGACTTCACAAACCAGCTATTCTGTAGCATCTCAGTGAGCGTGCCAACTTGGTATTAATTTGCACTGGTTTTGGTGCCCACTAGGGACTCAGTTGAGACTATCCTTATACTAGCCAaggctcagttggtagtgctctcGCATGtaagtcagaagactgtgggttcaagacccactccagagacttgagcacaaaagtctcggctgactactgagggagtgctgctctgtcagaggtgctggtgttcagatgaggcgttaaaccaaggccctgcctgccctctcaaatggatgtaaaagattccatggcattatttcaaagaacaggAGAATTCTCCCCTGTGTCCTCGGCTAATATTTGTCTTTCAACCGAAATAACTGATATCTGGCCattgtcacattgctatttgtgggatcttgctgtgttcaaattgggtgCTGTGATTCCTACATCACATTTCCTGCAAAACATtcttttttatttcatatttccagcatctgcagtattttgcttttgtgtcattggttgtaaagtttgtgatatcttgaggtcatgaaaggcactatagaaatgtaggTCTTTGTGTCAAACCAAAGGAATGATCAGCCTATTTCCTGAAAATCCTAAATCCTTTTGTCTCTGTCCTTTTCACTCTCTGTTTCCAGCTAGGAGGAAGGCTGTAGAACTGACTTCCTACTCAGTCATTGATTTGCCAGTAGACCTGCCATAAAGCTGGCCACTTCTCCCTCATTGGCTTGTGGATTTTGGAAAGAATAGGGACCATCCAGGCTAATGTTCCTGGGATGAGACAAATAACCCTCATTGTATCAGTTGTGACACTACACAAACTGGCCTATCTGGTTTAAATCCACATCTTGGGATGTGACCATCACTGGCAAGACAGACATTTTGTGCCTCGGGGCCCAAAGGATGTCGCAAGACAACCTTCCAAGACCAGTTCAGAGGGACAGTTAAGGGTTAACCACGTTGATGTGGGTCTGTATTTACATATACGCCCAGAACGGGAAAGGGTGGCGGGTTTCTTCCCTGGAGGACATTACtgaacctgttgggtttttatAATAATCCGACAGCTTTTCATGATACGAGATTCATATTCTCAAACATTTGTGCGGGGATTTGAGCTCAAAttctctggattgttagtccagtaatataactaagTCACTACTGGATCTTGGAAATGTGACAAGGAAATTGTGTGAGGGAATTAATGGGCAAACGACATCCTGTCAGAGGCAGCTATCGCAACGGAATAGAAGCAACAATTCAAAGAAAATATCTACCATCGAACCTGTGAAATTAAAGTTTGTACTTTCTTTTCCTTCCAGTAGAGCCTGCTGCAGGGATTACTTTGATGATCATGGAAGCACAGAAAGAGATGGGTGATTTAATGAGTGACTCACAGTCCCCGCCTGCTCCCCAGGACTGGCATCACTATTACTGCCCTGAGTGTGGCAAAGGCTTCAGGTCACCCTCCGGTTTGGAGAGGCACCTGCGGGTTCACACCGGAGAGAGGCCGTTTGAGTGCCCAGTCTGCCGGAAGAGTTTTTACAGTTGCAGTAACCTGACCAGACATCAGCGGATCCACAGCGGGGAGAAGGCCTTCACATGCACCGTGTGCAAGAAGCGGTTTTGCACCTCTGGCGAGCTGGCCAAGCACACGTGGGGCCACACCGGTGACCAGCCGTTCCGCTGCTccgtgtgcgggaaggggttttgCACGTCTGGGGAAGCGGTGCGGCACCAGGTTTCGCACACCCGAGAGAGACGGTTCGAGTGCAGCGTGTGTCGGAAGCGGTTCTGGACGGCCAGTTACCTGGCAAAGCACGGGCGCCTTCACAGCCGCGAGAAACCGTTCGAGTGCGGCGTGTGCAAGAAGGCGTTCCACGCCGCCGGCTACCTGGCAAAGCACGAGCGGATTCACACCGGGGAGAAGCCGTTCGAGTGCACGGCCTGTGGCAAGCGCTTCTGCGCCTCGAACAAGCTGACAGAGCACCGGCAGATACACCGCGCCGAGAAAGCGTTTGAGTGCGCAGCCTGTGGCAAACGCTTCCGCGCATCCAGGAACCTGGCTCAGCACCGGCGGGTCCACGGTGAGAGGCGGCCCTGCGTGTGTCCCGTGTGTGGAAAGGCGTTAGCCTACTCCACCACACTGCGAATCCACCAGCGCATTCACTCAGCCGAGCGACCCTTCAAATGCTCAGCCTGCGGGAAGGGATTCACACAGGCCTTCAGTCTGAAGCTGCACCAGTATCACCACAGTGGCGAGAGGCCATTTCGATGCCCACTGTGTGGTAAGGGTTTTGTCCTGGCCAGTTACCTGGCAAAGCACCGGTGTGCAACCTCCCAACCTGAGGGGATGAAAAATTAAAATTGTGCCTGCGTTTCTTGGccggcttcccatcttccaccctccataaacttgaggtcatccaatacTCTCCAtgtcctaacacacaccaagtcctgtttccctATCAGCCCCCATGCtccctgacctacactggctctcagtcaagcgatacctcaattttaaaattctcatccttgttttcaaatccctgcttggcctcaccctccctatctctgtaatctcctccagccccacaaccttctgagatctctgcactcctctaattctgaaccTCCTGTTCATCCCTGATTTTTATTCGCTTCACCCttggcgaccatgccttcagctgcctgggccctaaactctggaacgccctccctaaacctctctggctctctacctctctcacctcctttaagctgctccttaaaacctacctctttggccaagcttttgatcatctgtcctagtgtttcttatgtggctcggtgtcaaattttgtttgataacattcctgtgaagcaccttgggacgttttattacattaaatgtgctatataaatctaagtaGTATTTGTTGTTGTTGAAAGATATTCAGAGACCCAGCACAGTATTCAAAGTTGCTGCATTA
The Heterodontus francisci isolate sHetFra1 chromosome 25, sHetFra1.hap1, whole genome shotgun sequence genome window above contains:
- the LOC137384043 gene encoding zinc finger protein ZFP2-like, yielding MRMKHPSSLCTTTASFCISSGVGSGGKSHYSSETDQETRLSVFLYPQPPEHALTVIEPAAGITLMIMEAQKEMGDLMSDSQSPPAPQDWHHYYCPECGKGFRSPSGLERHLRVHTGERPFECPVCRKSFYSCSNLTRHQRIHSGEKAFTCTVCKKRFCTSGELAKHTWGHTGDQPFRCSVCGKGFCTSGEAVRHQVSHTRERRFECSVCRKRFWTASYLAKHGRLHSREKPFECGVCKKAFHAAGYLAKHERIHTGEKPFECTACGKRFCASNKLTEHRQIHRAEKAFECAACGKRFRASRNLAQHRRVHGERRPCVCPVCGKALAYSTTLRIHQRIHSAERPFKCSACGKGFTQAFSLKLHQYHHSGERPFRCPLCDIGCGSVGSTLAFVRRIQNRGFEHKRQVELFTVLKLAAVAILAVLLFSYEFPWLVLRVHDKFSGTALFWFVHDIRTIGSPMGIPFYLRSVFTCLSCDHDLFVFDFPNLEMT